GAGCGGGCGCAGAGCGGCTGCTCGCGGCCGATGCTGCCGCAGTCCTCAAACCGCAGGGGTCGGGGCCGCACACGTCTATGGCCACTCGACGGCCTGACGCATCGCCCAGTGGCTCGCCATCGACTACCCGCAAAGCCTGCAGGCACTGTTCCTTGCGGCAACGAGCGGCGGGAGGGAACCCGCGGGGAAGGCAATGCCGCCGCCATGAATGCACTGCTGAGCGCGGACGTCGACCGCATGGCTGACGCCGCTGCCGAACGCCGTCCTGTTGCATCAGCACATCCGCCGCTCCACCCTGGTGAAGGTCCCCGGCGCACGGCATGGCGCGAAAAATATCTTCGGGATGGCCGGCCTGCCGGGACGCCGGCGGCGGACTTGACTTGAACCGGCCCCGGTTTTCCGCCACCAACAGCCGGCCCCCGCTCCTGACGCTCCCGAAATCCGGACTTCGCTGGGATCTTCCGGCGTCCCTTGTGGTCTTCCTCGTTGCCGTTCCGCTGTCGCTCGGAATCGCCGCGGCGTCCGGCGCGCCGGTGATGGCGGGCCTCATCGCGGCGGCGGTCGGGGGCATTGTGGCTGTCTCTTATACACATCTAGATGTGTATAAGAGACAGGCACCGGACTCGGCGTGGCCATCGCCGCGAACAAGGTCCCCGGCGTCCGCGCCGTCACCGCCCACGACCCCTTCTCGGTGGAACGCTCCGTGCTGAGCAACAACGCCCAGGTCCTCACCTTCGGCCAACGCGTCGTCGGCCTGGAACTGGCCCGCCGGCTCGCCCGCGAATGGCTCACCTATACGTTTGACGAAAGCTCCGCCTCGGCCGAGAAAGTCACCCTGATTAAGGACTACGAGGGTGTCACTTCCTGCTAACACCGCCGCCGGCGGGACGGGCGCAGCCGTCACCACGGGGCCAAAGGCCATCATCGGCGTCAGCCTGAAGATGTACTTCGGCTACCAGCGCTCGGTCGACTACTGCCGCGAGGTGGCCACGATCGCGCTGGCCCACCCCGCAGTGCAGAGCGGCGACATCGAACTCTTCGTCCTGCCGATCCTTCCAGTCCTCCCCGAAGCGGCCCGGATTCTCGGCGCCGCCGGGGCGGCGGCCGGTGCCCAGGACATCTTCTGGGAGGACCAGGGCGCCTTTACCGGCGAGGTCGGCGGCGCGGCCGTGGCCGAGCTCGGCGGCCGGTACGCGGAAATCGGCCACGCCGAGCGCCGCCGGATCTTTGGCGAGGATGACAGGATCATCGGGCTCAAGACGGCCGCCGCCTACCGCAACGGCCTCACCCCGGTCCTGTGCGTCGGTGAGCTGCAGCAGGGATCGGTGGAAGAAGCCATCACCCGCTGCACGGCCGAGATCGACGGTGCGCTGAACCGGGCGCAGTCCCTCGGACCCGCACGCCGGACCATCGTGGCCTATGAGCCGCAGTGGGCCATCGGCGCCCCGGAACCCGCCACGCCGCAGTACATCAGCGCCGTCATCGCCGGGCTGGATGCGCACCTGCGCGCCCTGCCGGGCCAGGCCGAAAGCCGGGTCATCTACGGCGGCAGCGCCGGGCCCGGCCTC
This portion of the Arthrobacter sp. KBS0703 genome encodes:
- a CDS encoding triose-phosphate isomerase family protein, whose product is MSLPANTAAGGTGAAVTTGPKAIIGVSLKMYFGYQRSVDYCREVATIALAHPAVQSGDIELFVLPILPVLPEAARILGAAGAAAGAQDIFWEDQGAFTGEVGGAAVAELGGRYAEIGHAERRRIFGEDDRIIGLKTAAAYRNGLTPVLCVGELQQGSVEEAITRCTAEIDGALNRAQSLGPARRTIVAYEPQWAIGAPEPATPQYISAVIAGLDAHLRALPGQAESRVIYGGSAGPGLISQLDMSVAGLFLGRFAHNPAALREILDETAERLGLLEPAGGRA